One part of the Eucalyptus grandis isolate ANBG69807.140 chromosome 10, ASM1654582v1, whole genome shotgun sequence genome encodes these proteins:
- the LOC104421688 gene encoding RNA demethylase ALKBH10B isoform X1, with amino-acid sequence MAMPSGNVAAPDVKDKIQGAAAPPAAAAAAVASGDVFGHLHQYGHRPPPPQQQQQQQQWFVDERDGFISWLRGEFAAANAIIDGLCQHLRAISSEPGEYEAVFGCIQQRRCNWNTVLYMQQYFPVTEVMQTLKQAAWRRQHLQQQQHHQQQHHQHRHFDPVKVGGKDYRRSGTGYRPGPRSESFREGHNSGVETSVSDSGANAAEKGEKGNEKCEERKDVVKPVDAAMANVEEEKGNAGPVTKSFANISLKDSGSTVIVPCDDAKSEAEMTSHSSTTPSRDQNLNMKQGVDAVYKTFSANELFEGRTINVVDGLKLYESLLDDKEVKKLVSLANDLRAAGRKGQYQGHTYVASKRPMKGHGREMIQLGVPVADAPVEVENVGISRDRTIPALLQDVIERVVGMQIMTVKPDSCIIDFFNEVDHSQPHTWPHWYGRPVCVLFLTECDMTFGKVITANQPGDYKGALKLSLAPGSLLVMQGKSSDFARHAIPSLRKQRILITFTKCQPKKPTPGENRFSPPTIVQPSHWVPSSQRSFNNVPHPAGSKQFASTATANALPPPIHPPIPAPNGMQPLLLPQPVVTAIPFQAPVSIAAASAGWTAAPSRHPPPHPPVPGTGVFLPPPGSGNPSSPGHLSTNTNEINLIPETRDNGMGKLDHSPSGSPNGKSDVQIGRQEVNGSIEAQRDMANEEKNEGDDKRLSSKPSRAA; translated from the exons ATGGCAATGCCGTCGGGGAATGTGGCCGCGCCGGACGTCAAGGACAAGATTCAGGGCGCCGCCGccccccccgccgccgccgccgccgccgtcgcgtcCGGTGACGTCTTCGGCCATCTCCACCAGTACGGCCACCGGCCGCCCccgccgcagcagcagcagcagcagcagcagtggTTCGTGGACGAGCGCGACGGGTTCATCTCGTGGCTGCGCGGGGAGTTCGCGGCCGCCAACGCGATCATCGACGGGCTCTGCCAACACCTGCGCGCGATCAGCAGCGAGCCCGGGGAGTACGAAGCCGTGTTCGGCTGCATCCAGCAGCGGCGGTGCAACTGGAACACCGTGCTCTATATGCAGCAGTACTTCCCCGTCACGGAGGTCATGCAGACGTTGAAGCAGGCCGcatggcggcggcagcatctgcagcagcagcagcaccacCAGCAGCAGCATCATCAGCACAGGCATTTCGATCCAGTCAAAGTAGGTGGCAAGGATTATAGGAGATCCGGCACCGGGTATAGGCCGGGGCCGAGGAGCGAGAGTTTCCGAGAAGGCCACAATTCCGGCGTAGAGACTAGCGTTAGCGATTCGGGGGCCAACGCCGCAGAGAAGGGCGAGAAAGGGAATGAGAAATGCGAAGAGAGGAAGGATGTTGTCAAGCCTGTCGATGCGGCCATGGCAAATGTGGAGGAAGAGAAAGGTAACGCAG GTCCTGTAACAAAATCTTTTGCTAATATTAGCTTGAAAGATTCAGGTAGTACAGTGATAGTTCCATGTGACGATGCTAAATCTGAAGCTGAGATGACAAGTCATAGTTCTACAACACCCTCTAGAG ACCAAAACTTGAACATGAAGCAGGGTGTTGATGCTGTTTATAAAACTTTTTCCGCGAATGAGTTGTTTGAAGGACGGACG ATCAATGTGGTTGATGGACTCAAGTTATATGAATCACTGTTGGATGACAAAGAAGTCAAGAAACTCGTTTCATTGGCAAATGATTTAAGGGCGGCAGGAAGAAAAGGACAATATCAAG GTCATACGTATGTAGCCTCGAAGAGACCCATGAAGGGACATGGCAGAGAGATGATTCAACTAGGTGTGCCAGTTGCCGATGCACCTGTTGAAGTAGAGAATGTCGGAATATCTAGAG ACAGAACTATACCTGCCTTACTGCAAGATGTTATCGAACGTGTAGTTGGCATGCAGATCATGACAGTGAAGCCAGACTCTTGCATCATTGATTTCTTTAATGAG GTTGACCATTCACAGCCTCATACTTGGCCTCATTGGTATGGGCGTCcagtttgtgttctgtttttAACAGAATGTGACATGACCTTTGGGAAGGTCATTACAGCAAACCAACCAGGGGATTACAAAGGCGCTCTCAAGCTGTCTCTTGCACCTGG GTCCCTCCTTGTGATGCAAGGAAAATCATCAGATTTTGCTAGGCATGCAATTCCGTCCCTTCGCAAACAAAGAATACTCATCACCTTCACAAAATGTCAGCCAAAGAAACCCACACCCGGCGAAAATCGCTTTTCGCCACCAACCATAGTTCAGCCTTCTCATTGGGTCCCGTCATCCCAACGATCTTTCAACAATGTTCCTCATCCTGCAGGATCAAAGCAATTTGCATCCACTGCAACGGCTAATGCGTTGCCACCTCCCATTCATCCACCAATACCAGCACCAAACGGTATGCAGCCCCTCCTACTGCCACAGCCTGTTGTGACGGCTATACCTTTCCAAGCCCCAGTATCAATTGCAGCTGCTTCCGCCGGGTGGACGGCGGCTCCTTCACGCCATCCACCACCTCATCCCCCAGTTCCTGGAACTGGtgtcttccttcctcctcccgGCTCCGGTAATCCGTCCTCTCCCGGACACTTATCTACTAATACTAATGAAATTAACCTTATTCCAGAGACACGAGATAATGGTATGGGGAAACTTGATCATAGCCCGAGCGGTTCCCCGAATGGAAAATCAGACGTGCAAATAGGACGGCAAGAAGTCAATGGAAGTATAGAAGCCCAAAGGGATATGgccaatgaagaaaaaaatgaaggtgATGATAAAAGGTTGTCGAGCAAGCCAAGTAGAGCAGCTTAG
- the LOC104421688 gene encoding RNA demethylase ALKBH10B isoform X4 — MAMPSGNVAAPDVKDKIQGAAAPPAAAAAAVASGDVFGHLHQYGHRPPPPQQQQQQQQWFVDERDGFISWLRGEFAAANAIIDGLCQHLRAISSEPGEYEAVFGCIQQRRCNWNTVLYMQQYFPVTEVMQTLKQAAWRRQHLQQQQHHQQQHHQHRHFDPVKVGGKDYRRSGTGYRPGPRSESFREGHNSGVETSVSDSGANAAEKGEKGNEKCEERKDVVKPVDAAMANVEEEKGSTVIVPCDDAKSEAEMTSHSSTTPSRDQNLNMKQGVDAVYKTFSANELFEGRTINVVDGLKLYESLLDDKEVKKLVSLANDLRAAGRKGQYQGHTYVASKRPMKGHGREMIQLGVPVADAPVEVENVGISRDRTIPALLQDVIERVVGMQIMTVKPDSCIIDFFNEVDHSQPHTWPHWYGRPVCVLFLTECDMTFGKVITANQPGDYKGALKLSLAPGSLLVMQGKSSDFARHAIPSLRKQRILITFTKCQPKKPTPGENRFSPPTIVQPSHWVPSSQRSFNNVPHPAGSKQFASTATANALPPPIHPPIPAPNGMQPLLLPQPVVTAIPFQAPVSIAAASAGWTAAPSRHPPPHPPVPGTGVFLPPPGSGNPSSPGHLSTNTNEINLIPETRDNGMGKLDHSPSGSPNGKSDVQIGRQEVNGSIEAQRDMANEEKNEGDDKRLSSKPSRAA, encoded by the exons ATGGCAATGCCGTCGGGGAATGTGGCCGCGCCGGACGTCAAGGACAAGATTCAGGGCGCCGCCGccccccccgccgccgccgccgccgccgtcgcgtcCGGTGACGTCTTCGGCCATCTCCACCAGTACGGCCACCGGCCGCCCccgccgcagcagcagcagcagcagcagcagtggTTCGTGGACGAGCGCGACGGGTTCATCTCGTGGCTGCGCGGGGAGTTCGCGGCCGCCAACGCGATCATCGACGGGCTCTGCCAACACCTGCGCGCGATCAGCAGCGAGCCCGGGGAGTACGAAGCCGTGTTCGGCTGCATCCAGCAGCGGCGGTGCAACTGGAACACCGTGCTCTATATGCAGCAGTACTTCCCCGTCACGGAGGTCATGCAGACGTTGAAGCAGGCCGcatggcggcggcagcatctgcagcagcagcagcaccacCAGCAGCAGCATCATCAGCACAGGCATTTCGATCCAGTCAAAGTAGGTGGCAAGGATTATAGGAGATCCGGCACCGGGTATAGGCCGGGGCCGAGGAGCGAGAGTTTCCGAGAAGGCCACAATTCCGGCGTAGAGACTAGCGTTAGCGATTCGGGGGCCAACGCCGCAGAGAAGGGCGAGAAAGGGAATGAGAAATGCGAAGAGAGGAAGGATGTTGTCAAGCCTGTCGATGCGGCCATGGCAAATGTGGAGGAAGAGAAAG GTAGTACAGTGATAGTTCCATGTGACGATGCTAAATCTGAAGCTGAGATGACAAGTCATAGTTCTACAACACCCTCTAGAG ACCAAAACTTGAACATGAAGCAGGGTGTTGATGCTGTTTATAAAACTTTTTCCGCGAATGAGTTGTTTGAAGGACGGACG ATCAATGTGGTTGATGGACTCAAGTTATATGAATCACTGTTGGATGACAAAGAAGTCAAGAAACTCGTTTCATTGGCAAATGATTTAAGGGCGGCAGGAAGAAAAGGACAATATCAAG GTCATACGTATGTAGCCTCGAAGAGACCCATGAAGGGACATGGCAGAGAGATGATTCAACTAGGTGTGCCAGTTGCCGATGCACCTGTTGAAGTAGAGAATGTCGGAATATCTAGAG ACAGAACTATACCTGCCTTACTGCAAGATGTTATCGAACGTGTAGTTGGCATGCAGATCATGACAGTGAAGCCAGACTCTTGCATCATTGATTTCTTTAATGAG GTTGACCATTCACAGCCTCATACTTGGCCTCATTGGTATGGGCGTCcagtttgtgttctgtttttAACAGAATGTGACATGACCTTTGGGAAGGTCATTACAGCAAACCAACCAGGGGATTACAAAGGCGCTCTCAAGCTGTCTCTTGCACCTGG GTCCCTCCTTGTGATGCAAGGAAAATCATCAGATTTTGCTAGGCATGCAATTCCGTCCCTTCGCAAACAAAGAATACTCATCACCTTCACAAAATGTCAGCCAAAGAAACCCACACCCGGCGAAAATCGCTTTTCGCCACCAACCATAGTTCAGCCTTCTCATTGGGTCCCGTCATCCCAACGATCTTTCAACAATGTTCCTCATCCTGCAGGATCAAAGCAATTTGCATCCACTGCAACGGCTAATGCGTTGCCACCTCCCATTCATCCACCAATACCAGCACCAAACGGTATGCAGCCCCTCCTACTGCCACAGCCTGTTGTGACGGCTATACCTTTCCAAGCCCCAGTATCAATTGCAGCTGCTTCCGCCGGGTGGACGGCGGCTCCTTCACGCCATCCACCACCTCATCCCCCAGTTCCTGGAACTGGtgtcttccttcctcctcccgGCTCCGGTAATCCGTCCTCTCCCGGACACTTATCTACTAATACTAATGAAATTAACCTTATTCCAGAGACACGAGATAATGGTATGGGGAAACTTGATCATAGCCCGAGCGGTTCCCCGAATGGAAAATCAGACGTGCAAATAGGACGGCAAGAAGTCAATGGAAGTATAGAAGCCCAAAGGGATATGgccaatgaagaaaaaaatgaaggtgATGATAAAAGGTTGTCGAGCAAGCCAAGTAGAGCAGCTTAG
- the LOC104421688 gene encoding RNA demethylase ALKBH10B isoform X2 has product MAMPSGNVAAPDVKDKIQGAAAPPAAAAAAVASGDVFGHLHQYGHRPPPPQQQQQQQQWFVDERDGFISWLRGEFAAANAIIDGLCQHLRAISSEPGEYEAVFGCIQQRRCNWNTVLYMQQYFPVTEVMQTLKQAAWRRQHLQQQQHHQQQHHQHRHFDPVKVGGKDYRRSGTGYRPGPRSESFREGHNSGVETSVSDSGANAAEKGEKGNEKCEERKDVVKPVDAAMANVEEEKGPVTKSFANISLKDSGSTVIVPCDDAKSEAEMTSHSSTTPSRDQNLNMKQGVDAVYKTFSANELFEGRTINVVDGLKLYESLLDDKEVKKLVSLANDLRAAGRKGQYQGHTYVASKRPMKGHGREMIQLGVPVADAPVEVENVGISRDRTIPALLQDVIERVVGMQIMTVKPDSCIIDFFNEVDHSQPHTWPHWYGRPVCVLFLTECDMTFGKVITANQPGDYKGALKLSLAPGSLLVMQGKSSDFARHAIPSLRKQRILITFTKCQPKKPTPGENRFSPPTIVQPSHWVPSSQRSFNNVPHPAGSKQFASTATANALPPPIHPPIPAPNGMQPLLLPQPVVTAIPFQAPVSIAAASAGWTAAPSRHPPPHPPVPGTGVFLPPPGSGNPSSPGHLSTNTNEINLIPETRDNGMGKLDHSPSGSPNGKSDVQIGRQEVNGSIEAQRDMANEEKNEGDDKRLSSKPSRAA; this is encoded by the exons ATGGCAATGCCGTCGGGGAATGTGGCCGCGCCGGACGTCAAGGACAAGATTCAGGGCGCCGCCGccccccccgccgccgccgccgccgccgtcgcgtcCGGTGACGTCTTCGGCCATCTCCACCAGTACGGCCACCGGCCGCCCccgccgcagcagcagcagcagcagcagcagtggTTCGTGGACGAGCGCGACGGGTTCATCTCGTGGCTGCGCGGGGAGTTCGCGGCCGCCAACGCGATCATCGACGGGCTCTGCCAACACCTGCGCGCGATCAGCAGCGAGCCCGGGGAGTACGAAGCCGTGTTCGGCTGCATCCAGCAGCGGCGGTGCAACTGGAACACCGTGCTCTATATGCAGCAGTACTTCCCCGTCACGGAGGTCATGCAGACGTTGAAGCAGGCCGcatggcggcggcagcatctgcagcagcagcagcaccacCAGCAGCAGCATCATCAGCACAGGCATTTCGATCCAGTCAAAGTAGGTGGCAAGGATTATAGGAGATCCGGCACCGGGTATAGGCCGGGGCCGAGGAGCGAGAGTTTCCGAGAAGGCCACAATTCCGGCGTAGAGACTAGCGTTAGCGATTCGGGGGCCAACGCCGCAGAGAAGGGCGAGAAAGGGAATGAGAAATGCGAAGAGAGGAAGGATGTTGTCAAGCCTGTCGATGCGGCCATGGCAAATGTGGAGGAAGAGAAAG GTCCTGTAACAAAATCTTTTGCTAATATTAGCTTGAAAGATTCAGGTAGTACAGTGATAGTTCCATGTGACGATGCTAAATCTGAAGCTGAGATGACAAGTCATAGTTCTACAACACCCTCTAGAG ACCAAAACTTGAACATGAAGCAGGGTGTTGATGCTGTTTATAAAACTTTTTCCGCGAATGAGTTGTTTGAAGGACGGACG ATCAATGTGGTTGATGGACTCAAGTTATATGAATCACTGTTGGATGACAAAGAAGTCAAGAAACTCGTTTCATTGGCAAATGATTTAAGGGCGGCAGGAAGAAAAGGACAATATCAAG GTCATACGTATGTAGCCTCGAAGAGACCCATGAAGGGACATGGCAGAGAGATGATTCAACTAGGTGTGCCAGTTGCCGATGCACCTGTTGAAGTAGAGAATGTCGGAATATCTAGAG ACAGAACTATACCTGCCTTACTGCAAGATGTTATCGAACGTGTAGTTGGCATGCAGATCATGACAGTGAAGCCAGACTCTTGCATCATTGATTTCTTTAATGAG GTTGACCATTCACAGCCTCATACTTGGCCTCATTGGTATGGGCGTCcagtttgtgttctgtttttAACAGAATGTGACATGACCTTTGGGAAGGTCATTACAGCAAACCAACCAGGGGATTACAAAGGCGCTCTCAAGCTGTCTCTTGCACCTGG GTCCCTCCTTGTGATGCAAGGAAAATCATCAGATTTTGCTAGGCATGCAATTCCGTCCCTTCGCAAACAAAGAATACTCATCACCTTCACAAAATGTCAGCCAAAGAAACCCACACCCGGCGAAAATCGCTTTTCGCCACCAACCATAGTTCAGCCTTCTCATTGGGTCCCGTCATCCCAACGATCTTTCAACAATGTTCCTCATCCTGCAGGATCAAAGCAATTTGCATCCACTGCAACGGCTAATGCGTTGCCACCTCCCATTCATCCACCAATACCAGCACCAAACGGTATGCAGCCCCTCCTACTGCCACAGCCTGTTGTGACGGCTATACCTTTCCAAGCCCCAGTATCAATTGCAGCTGCTTCCGCCGGGTGGACGGCGGCTCCTTCACGCCATCCACCACCTCATCCCCCAGTTCCTGGAACTGGtgtcttccttcctcctcccgGCTCCGGTAATCCGTCCTCTCCCGGACACTTATCTACTAATACTAATGAAATTAACCTTATTCCAGAGACACGAGATAATGGTATGGGGAAACTTGATCATAGCCCGAGCGGTTCCCCGAATGGAAAATCAGACGTGCAAATAGGACGGCAAGAAGTCAATGGAAGTATAGAAGCCCAAAGGGATATGgccaatgaagaaaaaaatgaaggtgATGATAAAAGGTTGTCGAGCAAGCCAAGTAGAGCAGCTTAG
- the LOC104421688 gene encoding RNA demethylase ALKBH10B isoform X3, translating to MAMPSGNVAAPDVKDKIQGAAAPPAAAAAAVASGDVFGHLHQYGHRPPPPQQQQQQQQWFVDERDGFISWLRGEFAAANAIIDGLCQHLRAISSEPGEYEAVFGCIQQRRCNWNTVLYMQQYFPVTEVMQTLKQAAWRRQHLQQQQHHQQQHHQHRHFDPVKVGGKDYRRSGTGYRPGPRSESFREGHNSGVETSVSDSGANAAEKGEKGNEKCEERKDVVKPVDAAMANVEEEKGNAGSTVIVPCDDAKSEAEMTSHSSTTPSRDQNLNMKQGVDAVYKTFSANELFEGRTINVVDGLKLYESLLDDKEVKKLVSLANDLRAAGRKGQYQGHTYVASKRPMKGHGREMIQLGVPVADAPVEVENVGISRDRTIPALLQDVIERVVGMQIMTVKPDSCIIDFFNEVDHSQPHTWPHWYGRPVCVLFLTECDMTFGKVITANQPGDYKGALKLSLAPGSLLVMQGKSSDFARHAIPSLRKQRILITFTKCQPKKPTPGENRFSPPTIVQPSHWVPSSQRSFNNVPHPAGSKQFASTATANALPPPIHPPIPAPNGMQPLLLPQPVVTAIPFQAPVSIAAASAGWTAAPSRHPPPHPPVPGTGVFLPPPGSGNPSSPGHLSTNTNEINLIPETRDNGMGKLDHSPSGSPNGKSDVQIGRQEVNGSIEAQRDMANEEKNEGDDKRLSSKPSRAA from the exons ATGGCAATGCCGTCGGGGAATGTGGCCGCGCCGGACGTCAAGGACAAGATTCAGGGCGCCGCCGccccccccgccgccgccgccgccgccgtcgcgtcCGGTGACGTCTTCGGCCATCTCCACCAGTACGGCCACCGGCCGCCCccgccgcagcagcagcagcagcagcagcagtggTTCGTGGACGAGCGCGACGGGTTCATCTCGTGGCTGCGCGGGGAGTTCGCGGCCGCCAACGCGATCATCGACGGGCTCTGCCAACACCTGCGCGCGATCAGCAGCGAGCCCGGGGAGTACGAAGCCGTGTTCGGCTGCATCCAGCAGCGGCGGTGCAACTGGAACACCGTGCTCTATATGCAGCAGTACTTCCCCGTCACGGAGGTCATGCAGACGTTGAAGCAGGCCGcatggcggcggcagcatctgcagcagcagcagcaccacCAGCAGCAGCATCATCAGCACAGGCATTTCGATCCAGTCAAAGTAGGTGGCAAGGATTATAGGAGATCCGGCACCGGGTATAGGCCGGGGCCGAGGAGCGAGAGTTTCCGAGAAGGCCACAATTCCGGCGTAGAGACTAGCGTTAGCGATTCGGGGGCCAACGCCGCAGAGAAGGGCGAGAAAGGGAATGAGAAATGCGAAGAGAGGAAGGATGTTGTCAAGCCTGTCGATGCGGCCATGGCAAATGTGGAGGAAGAGAAAGGTAACGCAG GTAGTACAGTGATAGTTCCATGTGACGATGCTAAATCTGAAGCTGAGATGACAAGTCATAGTTCTACAACACCCTCTAGAG ACCAAAACTTGAACATGAAGCAGGGTGTTGATGCTGTTTATAAAACTTTTTCCGCGAATGAGTTGTTTGAAGGACGGACG ATCAATGTGGTTGATGGACTCAAGTTATATGAATCACTGTTGGATGACAAAGAAGTCAAGAAACTCGTTTCATTGGCAAATGATTTAAGGGCGGCAGGAAGAAAAGGACAATATCAAG GTCATACGTATGTAGCCTCGAAGAGACCCATGAAGGGACATGGCAGAGAGATGATTCAACTAGGTGTGCCAGTTGCCGATGCACCTGTTGAAGTAGAGAATGTCGGAATATCTAGAG ACAGAACTATACCTGCCTTACTGCAAGATGTTATCGAACGTGTAGTTGGCATGCAGATCATGACAGTGAAGCCAGACTCTTGCATCATTGATTTCTTTAATGAG GTTGACCATTCACAGCCTCATACTTGGCCTCATTGGTATGGGCGTCcagtttgtgttctgtttttAACAGAATGTGACATGACCTTTGGGAAGGTCATTACAGCAAACCAACCAGGGGATTACAAAGGCGCTCTCAAGCTGTCTCTTGCACCTGG GTCCCTCCTTGTGATGCAAGGAAAATCATCAGATTTTGCTAGGCATGCAATTCCGTCCCTTCGCAAACAAAGAATACTCATCACCTTCACAAAATGTCAGCCAAAGAAACCCACACCCGGCGAAAATCGCTTTTCGCCACCAACCATAGTTCAGCCTTCTCATTGGGTCCCGTCATCCCAACGATCTTTCAACAATGTTCCTCATCCTGCAGGATCAAAGCAATTTGCATCCACTGCAACGGCTAATGCGTTGCCACCTCCCATTCATCCACCAATACCAGCACCAAACGGTATGCAGCCCCTCCTACTGCCACAGCCTGTTGTGACGGCTATACCTTTCCAAGCCCCAGTATCAATTGCAGCTGCTTCCGCCGGGTGGACGGCGGCTCCTTCACGCCATCCACCACCTCATCCCCCAGTTCCTGGAACTGGtgtcttccttcctcctcccgGCTCCGGTAATCCGTCCTCTCCCGGACACTTATCTACTAATACTAATGAAATTAACCTTATTCCAGAGACACGAGATAATGGTATGGGGAAACTTGATCATAGCCCGAGCGGTTCCCCGAATGGAAAATCAGACGTGCAAATAGGACGGCAAGAAGTCAATGGAAGTATAGAAGCCCAAAGGGATATGgccaatgaagaaaaaaatgaaggtgATGATAAAAGGTTGTCGAGCAAGCCAAGTAGAGCAGCTTAG
- the LOC104421688 gene encoding RNA demethylase ALKBH10B isoform X5 — protein sequence MAMPSGNVAAPDVKDKIQGAAAPPAAAAAAVASGDVFGHLHQYGHRPPPPQQQQQQQQWFVDERDGFISWLRGEFAAANAIIDGLCQHLRAISSEPGEYEAVFGCIQQRRCNWNTVLYMQQYFPVTEVMQTLKQAAWRRQHLQQQQHHQQQHHQHRHFDPVKVGGKDYRRSGTGYRPGPRSESFREGHNSGVETSVSDSGANAAEKGEKGNEKCEERKDVVKPVDAAMANVEEEKGNADQNLNMKQGVDAVYKTFSANELFEGRTINVVDGLKLYESLLDDKEVKKLVSLANDLRAAGRKGQYQGHTYVASKRPMKGHGREMIQLGVPVADAPVEVENVGISRDRTIPALLQDVIERVVGMQIMTVKPDSCIIDFFNEVDHSQPHTWPHWYGRPVCVLFLTECDMTFGKVITANQPGDYKGALKLSLAPGSLLVMQGKSSDFARHAIPSLRKQRILITFTKCQPKKPTPGENRFSPPTIVQPSHWVPSSQRSFNNVPHPAGSKQFASTATANALPPPIHPPIPAPNGMQPLLLPQPVVTAIPFQAPVSIAAASAGWTAAPSRHPPPHPPVPGTGVFLPPPGSGNPSSPGHLSTNTNEINLIPETRDNGMGKLDHSPSGSPNGKSDVQIGRQEVNGSIEAQRDMANEEKNEGDDKRLSSKPSRAA from the exons ATGGCAATGCCGTCGGGGAATGTGGCCGCGCCGGACGTCAAGGACAAGATTCAGGGCGCCGCCGccccccccgccgccgccgccgccgccgtcgcgtcCGGTGACGTCTTCGGCCATCTCCACCAGTACGGCCACCGGCCGCCCccgccgcagcagcagcagcagcagcagcagtggTTCGTGGACGAGCGCGACGGGTTCATCTCGTGGCTGCGCGGGGAGTTCGCGGCCGCCAACGCGATCATCGACGGGCTCTGCCAACACCTGCGCGCGATCAGCAGCGAGCCCGGGGAGTACGAAGCCGTGTTCGGCTGCATCCAGCAGCGGCGGTGCAACTGGAACACCGTGCTCTATATGCAGCAGTACTTCCCCGTCACGGAGGTCATGCAGACGTTGAAGCAGGCCGcatggcggcggcagcatctgcagcagcagcagcaccacCAGCAGCAGCATCATCAGCACAGGCATTTCGATCCAGTCAAAGTAGGTGGCAAGGATTATAGGAGATCCGGCACCGGGTATAGGCCGGGGCCGAGGAGCGAGAGTTTCCGAGAAGGCCACAATTCCGGCGTAGAGACTAGCGTTAGCGATTCGGGGGCCAACGCCGCAGAGAAGGGCGAGAAAGGGAATGAGAAATGCGAAGAGAGGAAGGATGTTGTCAAGCCTGTCGATGCGGCCATGGCAAATGTGGAGGAAGAGAAAGGTAACGCAG ACCAAAACTTGAACATGAAGCAGGGTGTTGATGCTGTTTATAAAACTTTTTCCGCGAATGAGTTGTTTGAAGGACGGACG ATCAATGTGGTTGATGGACTCAAGTTATATGAATCACTGTTGGATGACAAAGAAGTCAAGAAACTCGTTTCATTGGCAAATGATTTAAGGGCGGCAGGAAGAAAAGGACAATATCAAG GTCATACGTATGTAGCCTCGAAGAGACCCATGAAGGGACATGGCAGAGAGATGATTCAACTAGGTGTGCCAGTTGCCGATGCACCTGTTGAAGTAGAGAATGTCGGAATATCTAGAG ACAGAACTATACCTGCCTTACTGCAAGATGTTATCGAACGTGTAGTTGGCATGCAGATCATGACAGTGAAGCCAGACTCTTGCATCATTGATTTCTTTAATGAG GTTGACCATTCACAGCCTCATACTTGGCCTCATTGGTATGGGCGTCcagtttgtgttctgtttttAACAGAATGTGACATGACCTTTGGGAAGGTCATTACAGCAAACCAACCAGGGGATTACAAAGGCGCTCTCAAGCTGTCTCTTGCACCTGG GTCCCTCCTTGTGATGCAAGGAAAATCATCAGATTTTGCTAGGCATGCAATTCCGTCCCTTCGCAAACAAAGAATACTCATCACCTTCACAAAATGTCAGCCAAAGAAACCCACACCCGGCGAAAATCGCTTTTCGCCACCAACCATAGTTCAGCCTTCTCATTGGGTCCCGTCATCCCAACGATCTTTCAACAATGTTCCTCATCCTGCAGGATCAAAGCAATTTGCATCCACTGCAACGGCTAATGCGTTGCCACCTCCCATTCATCCACCAATACCAGCACCAAACGGTATGCAGCCCCTCCTACTGCCACAGCCTGTTGTGACGGCTATACCTTTCCAAGCCCCAGTATCAATTGCAGCTGCTTCCGCCGGGTGGACGGCGGCTCCTTCACGCCATCCACCACCTCATCCCCCAGTTCCTGGAACTGGtgtcttccttcctcctcccgGCTCCGGTAATCCGTCCTCTCCCGGACACTTATCTACTAATACTAATGAAATTAACCTTATTCCAGAGACACGAGATAATGGTATGGGGAAACTTGATCATAGCCCGAGCGGTTCCCCGAATGGAAAATCAGACGTGCAAATAGGACGGCAAGAAGTCAATGGAAGTATAGAAGCCCAAAGGGATATGgccaatgaagaaaaaaatgaaggtgATGATAAAAGGTTGTCGAGCAAGCCAAGTAGAGCAGCTTAG